The proteins below are encoded in one region of Gemmatimonas sp.:
- a CDS encoding DEAD/DEAH box helicase — MTASHTFTSLQLHPSLLQGLKDLGFARPTPIQGESIPPALEGRDLLACAMTGSGKTYAFLLPILHHLMTRPRGKTRALVLTPTRELAAQIVQSFNDVATHTPLTGAAVFGGVGMGPQEHAFRSGVDVMVATPGRLLDHFRQSYAKLDALEFLVLDEADRMLDMGFLPEIKKILRHLPATKRQTLFFSATMPPPIAALAQEMLNKPATLNLQRQAAPAKGITQAVYPVSQDLKSALLVALLKRGDMPQALVFTRTKHRANRLASQLVTAGIKAERIHGNRSQSQRTQALAGFKDGTYQVLVATDIAARGIDVEALGHVVNFDVPVAAEDYIHRVGRTARAEATGEAFTFVSPEEEGELKLIERAIKKQLPRVTVPDFDYTAKPQAKLEVPIAERIAEIRKKKAEDRARAAEKAARRTAAQDAEAARRTAKPAKTERGPRSAPAAGNRSTPVAGEAPKGGARRRRGPRRPGGGGGGGGARNDSPYK, encoded by the coding sequence GTGACTGCTTCACACACGTTTACTTCGCTTCAGCTGCACCCGAGTCTTCTGCAAGGCCTCAAGGACCTCGGCTTCGCCCGGCCCACGCCCATTCAGGGCGAGAGTATCCCGCCGGCACTCGAGGGGCGCGACCTGCTGGCCTGCGCCATGACCGGCAGCGGCAAGACGTACGCCTTCCTGCTTCCCATCCTGCATCATCTCATGACGCGGCCGCGTGGCAAGACACGCGCCCTGGTGCTCACGCCCACGCGTGAACTGGCCGCCCAGATCGTGCAGAGCTTCAACGATGTGGCCACACATACTCCGCTCACCGGGGCCGCCGTGTTCGGCGGGGTGGGCATGGGGCCGCAGGAGCACGCCTTCCGCAGTGGCGTGGATGTCATGGTGGCCACGCCAGGCCGCTTGCTCGATCACTTCCGGCAGTCGTACGCCAAGCTGGACGCCCTCGAGTTCCTCGTGCTCGACGAGGCCGATCGCATGCTCGACATGGGCTTCCTCCCCGAAATCAAGAAGATCCTGCGGCACCTGCCGGCGACCAAGCGGCAAACATTGTTCTTCAGCGCGACCATGCCGCCGCCAATTGCGGCGCTCGCGCAGGAGATGCTCAACAAGCCGGCCACCCTCAACCTTCAGCGTCAGGCCGCCCCGGCCAAGGGGATCACGCAGGCGGTGTACCCGGTGTCGCAGGACCTCAAGAGCGCCCTGCTGGTGGCGTTGCTCAAGCGTGGCGACATGCCGCAGGCCTTGGTGTTCACCCGCACCAAGCACCGCGCGAACCGGTTGGCCAGCCAACTCGTCACGGCCGGCATCAAGGCCGAGCGCATTCACGGCAACCGCTCGCAGAGCCAGCGCACACAGGCACTCGCCGGCTTCAAGGACGGCACGTATCAGGTGCTCGTTGCCACCGACATTGCCGCGCGCGGCATTGATGTGGAGGCACTGGGCCATGTGGTGAACTTCGATGTGCCGGTGGCGGCGGAGGACTACATCCACCGCGTGGGGCGCACCGCGCGCGCCGAAGCGACCGGTGAGGCCTTCACCTTCGTCAGCCCGGAAGAAGAGGGCGAACTCAAGCTCATCGAGCGCGCCATCAAGAAGCAGCTGCCACGGGTCACCGTGCCGGACTTCGACTACACGGCCAAGCCGCAGGCGAAGCTCGAGGTGCCCATCGCCGAGCGCATCGCCGAAATTCGCAAGAAGAAGGCGGAGGATCGCGCGCGCGCGGCGGAGAAGGCGGCGCGCCGAACGGCAGCGCAGGACGCCGAGGCGGCGCGGCGCACGGCCAAGCCGGCGAAGACCGAGCGGGGGCCGCGTTCTGCGCCGGCCGCCGGCAATCGCTCGACGCCCGTGGCCGGCGAGGCGCCCAAGGGCGGCGCCCGTCGTCGTCGTGGTCCGCGCCGTCCCGGTGGCGGTGGCGGCGGCGGTGGCGCCCGGAACGACAGCCCCTACAAGTAA
- a CDS encoding prolyl oligopeptidase family serine peptidase produces the protein MHWPLSPRTPVALLVALLVATAAPATAQTPPSVRAIEAAPFPSAMVASPRGDLVAWVHNTEGVRSIFVAAAPAYAARRVVHFGADDGQEVAQLAFSADGRTLWFVRGSGPNRAGENPNPTSDPTGAEQAIWRVRLDANGAGAERVTEGSTPTPAPSGEGLLFARRGQVMTLTTTGSTGEAAPLFRMRGSASEFRWSPNGDMVAVVSSRGTHAYVGVYDLRAKSLRWMSPSTDTDGSPVWSPDGTRLAFLRQPYERRRMIFLAVRTAQPWSIQVANVATGVASPVFRASPGTGSAFWPMQAETQLLWSADDRLVFPWERDGFLHLYSVPAAGGAYTQLDRGPHEVEFVTLDRTRTQLLFNSNQGDRDRRHLWRVSPAGGNAPTPLTGGASIEWMPTPLADGSVAFLRSDARLPAHASIITATGTTFAAARYLAPETMPADFPSRELVVPSAVDITAADGITSHAQLFLPPAGRFSGRRPAIIFLHGGSRRQMLLGWNYGAYYHHAYAFNQALALRGWVVLSLNFRSGIGYGRDFREALDYGAGGASEYRDVVAAARWLRARADVDTGKVALWGGSYGGYLTAQGLSRNPELFAAGVDVHGVHDWNVGIQTFLTDYNALEEPAASRLAFLSSPLSQVRQWKDPVLLIHGDDDRNVRFIETLTLIQRLRAQNVPVEQLVLPDEIHGFLRHESWMRVFESALDFLDRRVLRQK, from the coding sequence ATGCACTGGCCGCTCTCCCCCCGCACGCCGGTGGCGCTGCTGGTCGCCCTGTTGGTGGCGACTGCTGCACCCGCCACGGCGCAAACGCCGCCCTCGGTGCGCGCCATCGAGGCCGCCCCGTTTCCGTCCGCCATGGTGGCCTCGCCACGGGGTGACCTCGTGGCCTGGGTACACAACACCGAAGGGGTACGCAGCATCTTCGTGGCCGCGGCGCCCGCGTACGCCGCCCGGCGCGTCGTGCATTTCGGGGCCGATGACGGACAGGAAGTAGCCCAGCTCGCCTTCTCCGCCGATGGACGGACGCTCTGGTTCGTTCGCGGCAGCGGTCCCAACCGTGCGGGAGAGAACCCCAACCCCACCAGCGATCCGACCGGCGCCGAGCAGGCGATCTGGCGGGTGCGACTCGACGCGAACGGGGCCGGAGCCGAACGCGTCACCGAGGGGAGCACCCCAACGCCCGCGCCATCGGGAGAGGGGCTGCTGTTCGCGCGCCGCGGCCAGGTCATGACATTGACCACCACGGGAAGCACGGGGGAAGCCGCACCACTCTTCCGCATGCGTGGGAGCGCGAGTGAATTCCGCTGGTCTCCCAACGGCGACATGGTGGCTGTGGTGTCGAGCCGCGGGACGCACGCCTATGTGGGCGTGTACGACCTGCGGGCGAAGAGCCTGCGGTGGATGTCGCCCAGCACCGACACCGACGGTTCGCCGGTGTGGTCGCCCGACGGCACGCGGCTGGCTTTCCTGCGACAGCCCTACGAACGACGCCGCATGATCTTCCTGGCGGTGCGCACGGCCCAGCCGTGGAGCATTCAGGTGGCCAATGTCGCCACCGGCGTGGCCTCGCCGGTGTTTCGTGCGTCCCCCGGCACCGGCTCCGCCTTCTGGCCCATGCAGGCGGAAACGCAGCTGCTCTGGAGCGCCGACGACCGCCTCGTGTTTCCGTGGGAGCGCGACGGGTTCCTGCACCTGTACAGTGTGCCGGCAGCAGGTGGCGCCTATACCCAGCTCGATCGCGGCCCGCACGAGGTGGAATTCGTCACGCTCGACCGCACGCGCACCCAGCTGCTCTTCAACTCCAACCAGGGTGATCGTGATCGCCGGCACCTGTGGCGTGTGAGTCCTGCCGGCGGCAATGCGCCCACGCCCCTCACCGGCGGGGCCAGCATCGAGTGGATGCCCACGCCACTGGCCGACGGCAGTGTGGCCTTCCTGCGGAGCGATGCACGGCTGCCGGCGCATGCGTCCATCATCACGGCCACGGGCACCACGTTCGCCGCCGCCCGGTATCTCGCCCCCGAAACCATGCCGGCTGACTTCCCCAGCCGGGAGCTCGTGGTGCCGAGCGCCGTGGACATCACGGCGGCCGACGGCATCACGAGTCATGCGCAGCTGTTCCTGCCACCGGCCGGTCGGTTCAGTGGCAGGCGGCCGGCCATCATCTTCCTGCATGGCGGCTCGCGCCGGCAGATGCTGCTGGGATGGAACTACGGGGCGTACTACCACCACGCGTACGCCTTCAACCAGGCACTCGCCCTGCGCGGATGGGTGGTGCTCTCGCTCAACTTCCGCAGCGGCATCGGCTACGGACGCGACTTCCGCGAAGCGCTCGACTACGGCGCCGGCGGCGCCAGTGAGTACCGCGATGTGGTGGCCGCCGCGCGGTGGCTGCGTGCGCGCGCCGACGTGGACACCGGCAAGGTCGCGCTGTGGGGAGGCAGTTACGGCGGCTATCTCACCGCCCAGGGGCTGTCACGCAACCCCGAACTCTTTGCGGCCGGCGTGGACGTGCACGGCGTGCACGATTGGAACGTGGGGATCCAGACGTTCCTCACCGACTACAACGCGCTCGAGGAGCCGGCCGCCTCCCGCCTGGCGTTCCTGTCGTCACCGCTCTCGCAGGTGCGCCAGTGGAAGGACCCGGTCCTGCTCATTCACGGGGACGACGATCGCAACGTGCGCTTCATCGAGACGCTCACGCTCATACAGCGGCTGCGCGCGCAGAATGTGCCCGTGGAACAGCTGGTGCTGCCCGACGAGATTCACGGCTTCCTGCGGCACGAGTCATGGATGCGCGTGTTCGAATCGGCCCTCGACTTCCTCGACCGGCGGGTGCTGCGGCAGAAGTGA
- a CDS encoding ABC transporter ATP-binding protein, whose translation MVPPPAAPKKPKYDSRRAWGEARALIIQHRRSVGIGLVLMLISRASSFVLPYSTKRVLDEALPQGDLRLLGYVALAGLAATLVQSVTGYALSQVVSVAAQQAIAQLREEVQGHLIRLPVRYFDSTKSGVLVSRVMSDPEGIRNLIGTGLIQLTGGILSAIGAMGVLLYLNWKLTLATVLPLALFGAGMSIAFKRLRPIFRERSVIQAEVTGRLTETLGGIRLIKVYTAEEREKQVFGQGVQRLFQNIAKTITGTSLTGTLGLGVVGVIGVIVMYVGGGDVIRGRMTLGSLITFVVFIGMVTAPLISIASIGTQITEAFAGLDRIRELRDMATEDQEDAAKQAVPAVVGHVQFEDVTFEYEPDVPVLQHVSFDAPAGTTTALVGSSGSGKSTMISLIMAFAQPQQGRIRVDGTPVSELKLRDYRRHLGVVMQDNFLFDGTVRDNIGFTKPGATDEEIMAVAKIANAHDFIMGFPQQYDTIVGERGVKLSGGQRQRVAIARAILADPRVLILDEATSSLDSESEHLIQEGLRRLRAGRTTFVIAHRLSTITSADQILVLEKGRIVERGTHAALLALGGRYRDLYNRQYQLEQDQFINPGEEIAATG comes from the coding sequence ATGGTTCCTCCCCCTGCCGCACCCAAGAAGCCGAAGTACGACAGCCGCCGAGCCTGGGGCGAAGCCCGTGCGCTCATCATACAGCATCGCCGCTCGGTGGGCATCGGCCTCGTGCTCATGCTCATCAGTCGCGCCTCGAGCTTCGTGCTCCCCTACAGCACGAAGCGGGTGCTCGACGAGGCGCTGCCGCAGGGCGACCTGCGGCTGCTCGGCTATGTCGCGCTCGCCGGCCTCGCCGCGACCCTTGTGCAGTCCGTGACCGGCTACGCCCTGTCGCAGGTGGTGAGCGTGGCGGCGCAGCAGGCCATCGCCCAGCTGCGCGAGGAGGTGCAGGGGCACCTCATTCGCCTGCCGGTACGCTACTTCGACAGCACCAAGAGTGGCGTTCTGGTGAGCCGGGTCATGAGCGACCCCGAGGGGATCCGCAATCTCATCGGCACGGGGCTCATCCAGCTCACCGGCGGCATCCTCAGCGCCATCGGGGCCATGGGCGTGCTCCTCTATCTCAACTGGAAGCTCACCCTCGCCACGGTGCTCCCGTTGGCCCTCTTCGGCGCCGGCATGAGCATCGCCTTCAAGCGCCTCCGTCCCATCTTTCGTGAGCGCAGTGTCATTCAGGCCGAAGTGACCGGCCGGCTCACGGAAACGCTGGGCGGCATCCGTCTCATCAAGGTGTACACCGCCGAGGAACGGGAAAAGCAGGTGTTTGGCCAGGGGGTGCAGCGTCTCTTCCAGAATATCGCGAAGACGATCACCGGCACGTCGCTCACCGGTACGCTGGGACTCGGGGTGGTGGGCGTGATCGGCGTGATCGTGATGTACGTGGGCGGTGGGGATGTCATTCGCGGCCGCATGACGCTGGGCAGCCTCATCACGTTCGTGGTGTTCATCGGCATGGTCACGGCACCGCTCATTTCGATTGCCAGCATCGGCACGCAGATCACCGAAGCCTTCGCGGGCCTCGATCGCATTCGCGAACTGCGTGACATGGCCACCGAGGACCAGGAGGACGCGGCCAAGCAGGCGGTCCCCGCCGTGGTGGGGCACGTGCAGTTCGAGGACGTCACCTTCGAGTACGAGCCGGACGTGCCCGTGCTGCAGCATGTGAGTTTCGATGCACCGGCGGGCACCACGACGGCGCTGGTGGGCTCGAGTGGCAGTGGCAAGAGCACCATGATCTCGCTCATCATGGCCTTTGCGCAGCCGCAGCAGGGGCGCATCCGTGTGGATGGTACGCCGGTCAGCGAGCTCAAGCTGCGCGACTATCGCCGCCATCTGGGCGTGGTCATGCAGGACAACTTCCTCTTTGACGGCACCGTGCGCGACAACATCGGTTTCACCAAGCCGGGCGCCACCGACGAGGAGATCATGGCCGTGGCCAAGATCGCCAATGCCCACGATTTCATCATGGGCTTCCCGCAGCAGTACGACACGATCGTGGGCGAGCGCGGCGTGAAACTGTCGGGCGGACAGCGGCAGCGCGTGGCGATCGCCCGCGCCATCCTGGCCGACCCGCGGGTGCTCATCCTCGACGAAGCCACCTCGAGTCTTGATTCGGAGAGTGAGCACCTCATTCAAGAGGGGCTGCGCCGTCTCCGCGCCGGACGCACGACCTTCGTGATTGCGCACCGCCTCAGCACGATCACCAGTGCCGACCAGATTCTCGTGCTGGAGAAGGGGCGCATCGTGGAGCGTGGCACCCACGCCGCACTGCTCGCGCTGGGCGGACGCTATCGCGATCTGTACAACCGGCAGTACCAGCTCGAGCAGGACCAGTTCATCAATCCGGGCGAAGAGATCGCCGCCACGGGCTGA
- a CDS encoding cupin domain-containing protein has product MTDVRKLSWDDLAVEELTPLIGRRLIYTDRQMLAHVYLKQGAIVPAHDHVNEQITYILSGALRFWIGEHADNPGATFTDVRAGEVLVIPSMVRHRAEALEDTLDVDIFNPPRQDWIDKSDGYLRTGVPMSNGGQG; this is encoded by the coding sequence ATGACCGACGTTCGCAAGCTCTCCTGGGACGACCTGGCCGTCGAGGAGCTCACGCCGCTGATCGGCCGGCGCCTGATCTACACGGACCGGCAGATGCTGGCCCACGTGTATCTCAAGCAGGGCGCCATTGTACCCGCGCACGATCACGTGAACGAGCAGATCACCTACATTCTGAGCGGGGCCCTGCGCTTCTGGATCGGTGAGCACGCCGACAACCCGGGTGCGACGTTCACGGATGTGCGTGCGGGTGAAGTGCTGGTGATTCCCAGCATGGTGCGGCATCGCGCCGAGGCGCTCGAGGACACCCTCGACGTGGACATCTTCAACCCGCCGCGGCAGGACTGGATCGACAAGAGCGACGGTTACCTGCGCACGGGCGTGCCCATGAGCAACGGCGGGCAGGGCTGA
- a CDS encoding formate--tetrahydrofolate ligase: MTVQPAAVPTDIEIAQQAVIRPIRDVAADLGLEEDDIDLYGKYKAKLPLSLAAAPAKGRLVLVTAINPTPAGEGKSTVSVGLSQAFRRLGHNAILCMREPSLGPVFGVKGGAAGGGYSQVLPMDDINLHFTGDFHAIASAHALLSAMIDNHLYHGNALGINPKGITWPRTIDMNDRALRTAIIGVGTGNGTMREERWVIIPASEIMAIVALAADADDLEQRLGNIIVGTTLGKDKKPVYARDLGATGAMTLLLKDALRPNLVQTLEGGPAILHAGPFGNIAHGCNSLVATRAGLALGDIVVTEAGFGSDLGAEKFFDIKCRAGGLTPEAAVLVATVRSLKMQGGVPKPELDRENVGALERGLPHVAHHVRNVQQFGVPVVVAINRRTSDSAAELELVRTFVEQLGVPVALCNVWAEGGAGGEALAREVLTLLESRRAAFRPLYDTSRPIREKIRTVAQQVYGADGVDFSSAAEKSIDWLEANGLGHTPVCMAKTQYSLTDDASRLNVPTGFRITVNEVYGSAGAGFVVAKCGDIMTMPGLAKKPAAEGMRLRPDGTIEGLS; encoded by the coding sequence ATGACAGTGCAACCTGCCGCCGTCCCCACCGACATCGAGATCGCCCAGCAGGCGGTCATACGCCCGATTCGCGACGTGGCCGCCGATCTGGGGCTGGAGGAGGACGACATTGACCTGTACGGAAAGTACAAGGCCAAGCTGCCGCTCTCCCTGGCGGCCGCCCCGGCCAAGGGACGACTGGTGCTCGTCACTGCCATCAACCCCACGCCGGCGGGCGAGGGCAAGAGCACCGTGAGCGTGGGGCTCTCCCAGGCGTTCCGGCGCCTCGGGCACAACGCCATCCTCTGCATGCGCGAGCCGAGCCTCGGCCCGGTATTCGGCGTCAAGGGGGGCGCAGCGGGGGGCGGGTATTCGCAGGTGCTGCCCATGGACGACATCAATCTGCACTTCACCGGCGACTTCCACGCCATCGCCAGTGCCCATGCGCTGTTGTCGGCGATGATCGACAATCACCTCTACCACGGCAACGCGTTGGGGATCAACCCCAAGGGCATCACGTGGCCGCGCACGATCGACATGAACGACCGCGCCCTGCGCACCGCCATCATTGGCGTGGGCACCGGCAACGGGACCATGCGCGAGGAGCGGTGGGTGATCATTCCCGCCAGCGAAATCATGGCCATTGTGGCACTGGCCGCCGACGCGGACGACCTCGAGCAGCGGCTCGGCAACATCATCGTCGGCACCACGTTGGGCAAGGACAAGAAGCCGGTGTACGCGCGGGATCTCGGCGCCACCGGCGCCATGACGCTGCTGCTCAAGGATGCGCTGCGCCCCAATCTCGTGCAGACGCTCGAAGGGGGGCCCGCCATCCTGCACGCGGGCCCGTTCGGCAACATTGCGCACGGCTGCAACTCGCTCGTGGCCACACGGGCGGGGCTGGCGCTCGGCGACATCGTGGTCACCGAGGCAGGGTTCGGCAGCGATCTGGGCGCCGAGAAGTTCTTCGACATCAAGTGCCGGGCCGGGGGACTCACCCCCGAAGCCGCAGTGCTCGTGGCCACGGTGCGCTCACTCAAGATGCAGGGTGGTGTCCCCAAGCCCGAACTCGATCGCGAGAATGTGGGCGCCCTCGAGCGTGGGCTGCCCCATGTGGCGCACCATGTGCGCAATGTGCAGCAGTTCGGCGTGCCGGTGGTGGTGGCCATCAACCGGCGCACCAGCGACAGTGCGGCGGAGCTCGAGCTGGTGCGCACTTTCGTGGAGCAGCTCGGGGTGCCGGTGGCGCTTTGCAATGTGTGGGCCGAGGGCGGGGCGGGCGGCGAAGCGCTCGCGCGCGAAGTGCTCACGCTGCTGGAAAGCCGACGCGCGGCGTTCCGTCCGCTGTACGACACCAGCCGCCCCATTCGCGAGAAGATCCGCACGGTGGCCCAACAGGTCTACGGCGCCGACGGGGTGGACTTTTCCAGTGCCGCGGAAAAGAGCATCGACTGGCTCGAGGCCAATGGACTGGGCCACACGCCGGTGTGCATGGCGAAAACGCAGTACTCACTCACCGATGACGCCTCGCGCCTGAACGTGCCCACCGGGTTCCGCATCACGGTGAACGAAGTGTACGGCAGCGCCGGCGCCGGATTCGTGGTGGCCAAGTGCGGCGACATCATGACCATGCCCGGCCTGGCCAAGAAGCCCGCGGCCGAAGGCATGCGCCTGCGCCCCGACGGGACGATCGAGGGGCTCAGCTGA
- a CDS encoding YigZ family protein, translated as MPRGPHRVEQVIDRSRFICTVAPTTRIDEAQAFIKAMGAEFADATHNCWAYLIGAPGSTDRIGLSDDGEPHGTAGRPMLTVLQHSGLGDIAAVVTRYYGGTKLGTGGLVKAYGGAVQEALASLPTVVHVDTVRVRFAVGYAHIGAIQQLLPTLDAEVLSQDFREQAGFTVKLPRASVAALATTVANLTRGSGAVQLLD; from the coding sequence ATGCCCCGCGGCCCCCACCGTGTGGAGCAGGTGATCGACCGCAGTCGCTTCATCTGCACCGTCGCGCCGACCACCCGCATCGACGAGGCGCAGGCGTTCATCAAGGCCATGGGGGCCGAGTTCGCGGACGCCACGCACAACTGCTGGGCGTATCTGATCGGCGCCCCCGGCAGCACCGATCGCATCGGCCTCAGCGACGACGGCGAGCCGCACGGCACCGCCGGTCGGCCGATGCTCACGGTGCTGCAGCACAGCGGCCTCGGGGACATCGCGGCGGTGGTCACCCGCTACTACGGTGGCACGAAGCTGGGCACCGGCGGGCTGGTGAAGGCCTACGGCGGGGCGGTGCAGGAGGCGCTGGCGTCGCTCCCTACGGTCGTGCATGTCGACACGGTGCGCGTACGGTTCGCCGTGGGCTACGCCCACATCGGCGCCATCCAGCAGCTGTTGCCCACCCTCGACGCGGAGGTCCTGTCGCAGGACTTCCGCGAACAGGCTGGCTTCACGGTGAAGCTGCCCCGCGCGTCGGTGGCGGCACTCGCCACGACGGTGGCCAATCTCACCCGCGGCAGTGGCGCCGTGCAGCTGCTGGATTGA
- a CDS encoding sulfatase-like hydrolase/transferase, producing the protein MLTAVPPAVPAQSPPPAAPAVRPNVVLIITDDLGFADIGPYGATDVRTPHLDRLAREGTRFTQFYANGVLCTPTRAGLITGRYQQRYGLEVPLGGPASGERGGLVPTGTSLPQLLRANGYTTALVGKWHLGYAPTMSPGAHGFDWFWGLKSGYHDYYQHTDGAGLPDLYENDTPIRAEGYSTDLIAQQAVAFVERERHRPFFIDVAFNAPHWPFQPPDHPSVARANGRLLSPSDSAAGTRADYVAMVERLDRGVGTILRALDRLALRERTIVIFTNDNGGEWLSNNGPFFNRKYTVWEGGIRVPTIVRWPGRVPANARTAQVGITMDLTASVLAATATPVPDSARLEGIDLFPVLRGARPIVPRTLFWRSTFEGRTQRAVRDGRWKYVRDANHDFVFDLSTDTGERRDLTRTHPEIARRLRQRLLAWEQEVDTEAHSRRVTHGDPKEP; encoded by the coding sequence GTGTTGACCGCCGTGCCGCCGGCGGTGCCGGCGCAATCGCCACCGCCCGCCGCTCCCGCGGTGCGGCCCAATGTGGTCCTCATCATCACCGATGATCTGGGCTTCGCCGACATCGGGCCGTACGGCGCCACCGACGTGCGCACGCCGCATCTCGACCGTCTGGCGCGCGAGGGGACGCGCTTCACGCAGTTCTACGCCAACGGCGTGCTGTGCACCCCCACGCGCGCCGGCCTCATTACCGGACGCTATCAGCAGCGCTACGGCCTCGAGGTGCCACTTGGCGGGCCGGCCTCCGGTGAACGTGGTGGCCTGGTGCCGACGGGCACCTCGCTGCCGCAGCTGCTGCGGGCCAACGGGTACACCACCGCCCTCGTGGGCAAGTGGCACCTGGGCTACGCGCCAACGATGTCCCCGGGGGCGCATGGCTTCGACTGGTTCTGGGGGCTCAAGAGCGGATATCACGACTACTACCAGCACACGGACGGTGCCGGACTCCCCGACCTGTACGAAAACGACACCCCCATTCGGGCGGAGGGGTACAGCACCGATCTCATTGCGCAGCAGGCCGTGGCCTTCGTTGAGCGGGAACGTCACCGCCCCTTCTTCATCGACGTCGCCTTCAACGCGCCGCACTGGCCCTTCCAGCCACCCGATCATCCCAGCGTGGCCCGCGCCAATGGCCGACTCCTGAGCCCCAGCGATTCGGCGGCGGGGACGCGTGCCGATTATGTGGCGATGGTGGAGCGTCTGGACCGCGGGGTGGGAACGATTCTGCGCGCGCTCGACCGGCTGGCGCTGCGCGAACGCACCATCGTGATCTTCACCAACGACAACGGCGGCGAGTGGCTCTCGAACAACGGCCCCTTCTTCAACCGCAAGTACACCGTGTGGGAAGGCGGCATTCGAGTGCCCACGATTGTGCGGTGGCCGGGGCGGGTCCCCGCCAATGCGCGCACGGCGCAGGTGGGCATCACCATGGATCTGACCGCGTCGGTGCTCGCGGCAACCGCGACCCCCGTGCCCGATTCCGCTCGCCTCGAGGGCATCGATCTCTTCCCGGTGCTGCGCGGCGCACGGCCCATTGTGCCCCGCACGCTCTTCTGGCGGTCGACCTTCGAAGGCCGGACGCAACGCGCCGTGCGCGACGGCCGCTGGAAGTATGTGCGCGATGCCAATCATGATTTCGTGTTCGACCTGAGTACCGACACCGGGGAGCGCCGCGATCTCACGCGCACGCACCCAGAAATCGCCCGCCGGCTTCGGCAGCGCCTGCTCGCCTGGGAGCAGGAGGTCGATACCGAAGCCCATTCCCGCCGGGTCACGCACGGCGACCCGAAGGAGCCTTGA
- a CDS encoding NAD(P)H-binding protein: MIIGVYGASSRLGHQFIGVAAAAGHALRLHYRAKPAEQVPENATVIVGSLADPTAVREVLRGADVAVVLLGHKHDARVPYLAAATKLVVSTMKTLEQSRLLVVTGAMVGESAGNMGLTMKLKNLFARRSAHDGMMEDRDEQERLIRASRLDGWTVVKPGTLTDTSATDKVQVDSTLSMGAGSQVSRATLARVLLQEIEQPRFTQQAVYVAER, from the coding sequence ATGATCATTGGGGTGTACGGAGCCTCGAGTCGGCTTGGGCACCAGTTCATTGGCGTCGCGGCGGCGGCCGGGCATGCCCTGCGCCTGCACTACCGGGCGAAGCCGGCCGAACAGGTGCCGGAAAATGCCACGGTCATCGTCGGATCGCTGGCCGACCCCACCGCCGTGCGCGAAGTGTTGCGCGGCGCCGATGTGGCGGTGGTGCTGCTGGGGCACAAGCATGACGCCCGCGTGCCGTACCTTGCCGCCGCCACGAAGCTGGTGGTGAGCACCATGAAGACACTCGAGCAGTCACGCCTGCTGGTGGTGACCGGGGCGATGGTGGGGGAGAGCGCCGGCAACATGGGGCTCACCATGAAGCTCAAGAACCTGTTCGCCCGTCGGTCGGCGCACGACGGCATGATGGAAGACCGGGACGAACAGGAGCGACTGATACGCGCCAGCCGACTCGACGGATGGACGGTCGTGAAGCCAGGCACGCTGACCGACACGTCGGCGACCGACAAGGTGCAGGTCGACAGCACCCTGTCCATGGGCGCCGGCAGCCAGGTGTCGCGCGCCACGCTGGCGCGGGTGCTCCTTCAGGAAATCGAGCAGCCGCGATTCACGCAGCAGGCGGTCTACGTGGCCGAGCGCTGA